Proteins from a single region of Drosophila biarmipes strain raj3 chromosome 3R, RU_DBia_V1.1, whole genome shotgun sequence:
- the LOC108026012 gene encoding uncharacterized protein LOC108026012, with protein MEKNFEPEATVKSPDTDILHPDDAQYIWLPISVLVGIFVLAALVYAMSRSRCRVSWDCLRRRKAPRSGYINVDEEDSDVPMACGDELGDQQITASLLAGRLHIQDAASNASNA; from the exons ATGGAGAAGAATTTTGAGCCGGAGGCGACCGTGAAAAGTCCTGACACGGATATCCTGCATCCCGACGACGCACAGTACATTTGGCTGCCCATTTCGGTGCTCGTTGGCATTTTTGTTCTGGCAGCCTTG GTCTACGCCATGTCTCGTAGTCGCTGCCGGGTTTCCTGGGACTGCCTGAGACGCAGGAAGGCCCCGCGAAGTGGCTACATCAACGTGGACGAGGAGGATTCCGATGTGCCCATGGCCTGCGGAGATGAACTTGGGGATCAACAGATTACAGCCAGCCTGCTCGCCGGTCGTCTGCACATTCAGGAT GCAGCAAGTAACGCTTCCAATGCCTAG
- the LOC108026004 gene encoding zinc finger protein 2: protein MDPPKKVVAKTLTFTIRKRATEVPEKLGPPEVSFSEGALLLELNNCCRLCLEEPHPNQMMDMSTIYDQEAELSYYDCYEICTKEDLRQNLSHEPKTLCKRCAVELHWAYDFHKKVDIANQQLREIFGSTESSEPELPEEEDVGKEFPVEEEIEEKQDDQDEPETSNAYSALEDIVPRHRYSGEFSCKYCHKLFKNHSRMAKHQLIHLTVRPHFECSQCDKVYLTKQALKVHVDSKHRQSGVHCDTCGKVFAIAKALEIHKRFHNKDFPYACDLCDRRFAQRSHLTVHQQVKHTGSRFICEFPDCQKSFTSSSSLRNHECTHTAMPFECSHCQQSFPARNKLRAHLERKHNMVVELEELEEMRKFHKVRSKLVMAKVYTGQEETEGSFKNKS, encoded by the exons ATGGATCCGCCAAAGAAAGTAGTAGCTAAAACGCTGACATTCACCATAAGAAAGCGAGCGACCGAAGTTCCGGAGAAGCTTGGGCCCCCAGAAGTCTCATTTTCAGAAGGTGCTTTGTTATTGGAGCTTAACAACTGCTGCCGCTTGTGTCTGGAGGAGCCCCACCCCAACCAGATGATGGATATGTCCACCATCTATGACCAGGAGGCAGAACTGAGCTACTATGACTGCTACGAGATCTGCACCAAGGAGGATCTTCGTCAGAATCTCAGCCATGAGCCCAAAACTCTTTGCAAACGATGTGCCGTGGAGCTGCATTGGGCCTATGATTTCCACAAGAAAGTGGATATTGCCAACCAGCAGCTGAGGGAGATCTTTGGATCCACAGAAAGTTCCGAGCCAGAGCTACCAGAGGAGGAGGATGTAGGAAAGGAATTCCCTGTGGAGGAGGAGATTGAGGAGAAGCAGGATGACCAGGATGAACCGGAAACCTCTAATGCCTACTCCGCCTTAGAGGACATCGTGCCCCGTCATCGCTACTCGGGTGAATTCAGCTGCAAATACTGCCACAAGCTGTTCAAAAACCATTCCCGCATGGCCAAGCACCAGTTGATTCACCTGACCGTTCGTCCACACTTCGAGTGTAGCCAGTGCGACAAGGTCTACCTCACCAAACAGGCCCTCAAAGTCCACGTGGACTCGAAGCATAGGCAATCTGGAGTCCACTGCGACACCTGCGGCAAGGTGTTCGCCATCGCCAAAGCCCTGGAAATTCACAAACGGTTTCACAACAAAGATTTTCCCTATGCTTGTGATCTCTGCGATCGGCGATTCGCCCAGCGTTCCCATCTGACTGTCCACCAGCAGGTGAAGCACACGGGCTCCCGCTTTATTTGTGAGTTTCCAGACTGCCAGAAGTCCTTTACGTCGTCTTCATCGCTAAGGAATCACGAGTGCACCCATACGGCCATGCCATTTGAGTGCTCCCACTGTCAACAGAGTTTTCCAGCCCGTAACAA ATTGAGAGCACATCTGGAGCGCAAGCATAATATGGTAGTGGAACTGGAGGAGCTGGAAGAGATGCGTAAATTTCATAAAGTGCGCTCCAAGTTGGTAATGGCAAAAGTTTATACAGGTCAGGAGGAAACAGAAggcagttttaaaaataaaagctaa